The following are encoded together in the Bradymonas sediminis genome:
- a CDS encoding DUF444 family protein, which translates to MTELNKIQQDHRRFKQIVRGKIKRNLRKYMSQGELTGKQGKDVVKVPIPRIDIPRFRYGSKNTGGVGQGEGEPGDVLGEGEGEEGEGKEAGNEAGEHGLDVDVSLDELAEIMGEELELPNIEPRGKKRVETIRQKYSGLRMTGPESLRHFKESYKQALKRQLSLGDYDPDNPVIVPIKEDMRYRSWKETELPESNAVIIYMMDVSGSMGDEQKEMVRIESFWIDTWLRSQYKGIESRYIIHDATAKEVDRDTFFHTRESGGTMISSAYKLCLKILEKEYPPEEWNVYPFHFSDGDNWSVDDTGECLKILSEGIIPRSNMFCYGQVESPYGSGQFIKDLSERFGGDDEVILSEIKNREAIYDSIKEFLGKGL; encoded by the coding sequence ATGACTGAACTCAATAAAATCCAGCAAGATCATCGCCGCTTTAAGCAGATCGTGCGCGGTAAGATCAAACGCAACCTGCGCAAATATATGAGCCAGGGTGAGTTGACGGGGAAGCAGGGCAAGGATGTGGTCAAGGTGCCCATTCCGCGCATCGATATCCCGCGTTTTCGCTATGGCTCGAAGAATACCGGGGGCGTTGGCCAGGGCGAAGGCGAGCCCGGCGATGTCCTGGGCGAGGGCGAAGGGGAAGAGGGCGAGGGCAAAGAGGCCGGCAACGAAGCCGGTGAGCACGGACTCGACGTCGACGTCTCCCTCGACGAGCTCGCCGAGATCATGGGCGAAGAGCTCGAATTACCCAATATCGAGCCGCGCGGAAAGAAGCGGGTCGAGACGATCCGCCAGAAATATAGCGGCCTGCGCATGACCGGCCCGGAGAGTCTGCGCCACTTTAAGGAGTCCTATAAACAGGCGCTCAAACGCCAGCTCTCGCTCGGCGACTATGACCCGGATAACCCGGTCATCGTGCCGATCAAAGAGGATATGCGCTACCGCTCATGGAAAGAGACGGAGCTGCCGGAGTCGAACGCGGTCATCATCTATATGATGGACGTGTCGGGTTCGATGGGCGACGAGCAAAAAGAGATGGTGCGCATCGAATCCTTTTGGATCGATACCTGGCTTCGCAGCCAATATAAGGGGATCGAGAGTCGTTATATTATCCATGACGCGACCGCCAAAGAGGTTGACCGCGACACGTTTTTCCATACGCGGGAATCCGGCGGCACGATGATCTCAAGCGCCTATAAATTATGCCTGAAGATTTTGGAGAAGGAGTATCCGCCCGAGGAGTGGAATGTCTATCCCTTCCACTTCTCCGACGGCGACAACTGGTCGGTCGATGACACCGGAGAGTGCCTGAAGATCTTGAGCGAGGGGATCATCCCGCGCTCGAATATGTTTTGCTACGGGCAGGTAGAGTCGCCCTACGGGTCCGGGCAGTTCATCAAGGACCTAAGCGAGCGATTCGGCGGGGACGACGAGGTCATTCTCTCCGAGATTAAGAATAGAGAGGCGATCTACGATTCGATTAAAGAATTCCTGGGAAAAGGTCTTTAA
- a CDS encoding UTP--glucose-1-phosphate uridylyltransferase, giving the protein MTAAKQISEEELWAQVSEAQRGVLEANHFDVEEFMALRQAYLSGELSASKNRLGGEVEVPADEDVRELPGRDSAEGRAFIALGEAAISRGEVGIVVLNGGMATRFGGVVKGCVEVFDGLSFLALKARDIGRYGSAARMLLMNSFATAEKTAQHLRAHDNFGLNTDQIIHFNQSVSLRMAPEGELFRRDEAQNVSLYAPGHGDLQTAIRREALAEFRRSGGKYLMMSNVDNILATLDPLVVGMHVDASSRGVQMSVEAVQKKPGQVGGFVARVDGMPQIVEHFRLPDASLKDALQLLNTNTFLFDADALEEQAELTWFVVEKTVDGRSAIQFERLAGELSAVLKTAILKVPSTGDDSRFEPVKRREDLAQNRDRLKSLMAGRGII; this is encoded by the coding sequence ATGACGGCAGCAAAGCAGATATCCGAAGAAGAGTTATGGGCGCAGGTCAGCGAGGCGCAGCGCGGCGTTCTTGAGGCGAATCATTTTGACGTCGAAGAATTTATGGCGCTTCGGCAGGCCTATTTGAGCGGAGAGCTCAGCGCATCAAAGAATCGCCTTGGGGGCGAGGTTGAGGTGCCCGCGGACGAAGATGTGCGCGAACTACCGGGGCGCGATAGCGCCGAGGGACGCGCGTTTATCGCGCTCGGCGAGGCGGCCATCTCGCGCGGCGAGGTCGGCATCGTCGTATTGAACGGCGGTATGGCGACGCGTTTTGGCGGCGTGGTCAAAGGGTGTGTGGAGGTCTTCGATGGGCTGTCGTTTCTGGCGCTAAAGGCGCGCGATATCGGTCGCTACGGCTCGGCCGCGCGCATGCTCTTGATGAATAGTTTTGCGACCGCCGAGAAGACCGCCCAGCATCTGCGGGCGCATGATAATTTCGGGTTAAACACCGACCAGATCATTCATTTTAACCAGAGCGTGAGCCTTCGCATGGCGCCGGAGGGCGAACTTTTTCGCCGCGATGAGGCGCAGAACGTTTCGCTCTATGCGCCGGGGCACGGGGATCTTCAGACCGCGATTCGCCGCGAGGCCCTGGCGGAATTCCGTCGCAGCGGCGGCAAATATCTGATGATGTCGAATGTCGACAATATCCTGGCGACGCTCGACCCATTGGTCGTGGGGATGCACGTCGACGCGTCGTCGCGCGGGGTGCAGATGAGCGTGGAGGCGGTGCAGAAGAAGCCCGGCCAGGTGGGCGGGTTTGTCGCGCGGGTCGATGGGATGCCCCAGATCGTGGAGCATTTTCGGCTGCCGGACGCGTCGCTCAAAGACGCGCTGCAATTGCTAAATACCAATACCTTTCTTTTCGACGCGGATGCGCTCGAGGAGCAGGCGGAGTTGACCTGGTTTGTGGTCGAGAAAACGGTGGACGGGCGCTCGGCCATCCAATTCGAGCGACTCGCCGGGGAGCTTTCGGCGGTGCTAAAGACCGCGATATTGAAGGTGCCGTCGACCGGGGATGACTCGCGCTTTGAGCCGGTGAAGCGTCGCGAGGACCTCGCCCAGAACCGCGACCGCCTGAAGTCTTTGATGGCGGGGCGCGGTATTATCTGA
- a CDS encoding Fur family transcriptional regulator gives MASITHIGSAGLSAEHQDSKGASSEEGVSGAECTGLDESLQRLKDAGFRLTPQRRAILEIFHDGAGHLTPQQVFATLDDVVPSLSLATVYNTLELLEEIGLLTRVTAHDGQTYFDPTVVPHHHALCDGCGDIFDVFLKPGALDDLIADAEAFEGANPDFRVTQATVWLRGRCKSCQH, from the coding sequence ATGGCAAGCATAACGCATATAGGCAGCGCTGGTCTTTCGGCGGAGCATCAGGATTCGAAGGGCGCGTCTTCAGAAGAGGGCGTGTCGGGAGCCGAATGCACCGGGCTCGATGAGAGTTTGCAGCGCTTGAAGGATGCGGGCTTTCGCCTGACGCCGCAGCGCCGCGCGATCTTAGAGATATTCCACGACGGCGCCGGGCACCTCACGCCCCAACAGGTCTTCGCCACCCTCGATGATGTCGTGCCGAGTCTGTCGCTGGCGACCGTCTATAATACGCTGGAATTGCTCGAAGAGATTGGCCTGCTCACGCGCGTTACGGCTCATGACGGGCAGACCTATTTTGACCCGACGGTGGTGCCGCACCACCATGCGCTCTGCGACGGGTGTGGCGATATTTTCGACGTCTTTTTGAAGCCAGGCGCCCTGGATGATTTGATCGCCGATGCCGAAGCCTTTGAGGGCGCGAACCCCGACTTTCGCGTCACCCAGGCGACCGTCTGGTTGCGTGGCCGATGCAAATCCTGCCAGCATTAA
- a CDS encoding SpoVR family protein has protein sequence MRTIRTLPLHLREIIEHIRDVAENEYGLDFFETVFEMVDYKQINELAAYGGFPTRYPHWRFGMEYEQLSKSAEYGLSKIYEMVINNDPSYAYLLEGNNLVDQKTVIAHVYGHVDFFKNNYYFSKTDRKMVDKMANHGARVRRHLDRRGIEKVEDFIDTCLSLDNLIDYYSPFIERESPEEPEESDDLRAREVPKFKAKDYMDEYINPSSYIEQQKRKMEEEDARRKNFPREPQRDVMKFLLENAPLEGWEADILSIIREEAYYFAPQGQTKIMNEGWACVAADTRVFTSDGLVTMEELVTGRLKVVSDGDQPQDVYDYNIIPNHETITLRTRRGLRLTGSNNHRILKADGETWTRLDEIQQGDEILVSGGAGLWPEKQVELEWSAPARCSLQDVAESADVSLSTVLRYRGSANIRRSSAVEAALELYDSPENQALPQSVNKRRAVCIPATVTCELGCFLGGLVGAGHISRVKRNLGFTSGDHGHALRFAEMGRELFGIPAVIKKDEGRWRVLFHAENLSEWLTDALGLTDGASASEKRIPEVILRSPKAVVSAFLRGLFDADGYAGKQGVILSTSSEVMSEQVQLLLLNFGILSRRREQVDGCWHIHITGKSAGVFADAIGFDLKRKSAALASYICEHKWFKAESWCDEVVSVEAGHEDVYDISVRETHRYAAGGFVNHNSYWHSKILTERVLKDSEIIDFADINSKVMYSAPGQFNPYKLGVALYRDIEDRWNRGKFGKEWREVDDLERKVNWDRELGMGRDKIFEVRKIYNDVTFIDEFLTEEFARENKMFTFGYNRKSGNWEIESREFREVKEKLLTQLTNFGQPFIYVKDGNFKNRGELLLHHKFDGTPLRFDYAQGVLEALHRVWKRPVNIETISEDRGTLLSYDGTEHRDSPFDYEPI, from the coding sequence ATGCGAACTATCCGAACACTGCCGCTGCATTTGCGTGAAATCATCGAGCATATTCGCGACGTCGCTGAGAACGAATACGGGCTTGATTTCTTCGAGACTGTCTTCGAGATGGTCGACTATAAACAGATCAACGAGTTGGCCGCCTATGGCGGGTTCCCGACGCGCTATCCGCATTGGCGCTTTGGGATGGAGTACGAGCAACTCTCCAAAAGCGCCGAATACGGGCTGTCGAAGATCTACGAGATGGTCATCAATAATGACCCGTCTTATGCCTATCTGTTGGAGGGCAATAATCTCGTCGACCAAAAGACGGTGATCGCGCACGTCTACGGGCACGTCGATTTCTTCAAGAATAACTATTATTTCTCCAAAACCGACCGGAAGATGGTCGACAAGATGGCCAATCACGGCGCGCGGGTGCGCCGTCATCTGGACCGTCGCGGGATCGAAAAGGTCGAAGACTTTATCGACACCTGTTTGTCGCTGGATAATCTAATCGATTATTATAGTCCCTTTATCGAGCGCGAGAGCCCGGAAGAGCCCGAAGAGAGCGACGATCTGCGCGCGCGCGAGGTGCCCAAGTTTAAGGCGAAGGACTATATGGACGAGTATATTAACCCGTCCAGCTATATCGAGCAGCAGAAGCGCAAGATGGAGGAGGAGGACGCGCGGCGCAAAAACTTCCCGCGTGAGCCGCAGCGCGACGTCATGAAGTTCTTGCTGGAGAACGCGCCGCTCGAGGGTTGGGAGGCCGATATCCTGTCGATCATCCGCGAAGAGGCTTATTATTTCGCCCCCCAGGGGCAGACGAAGATCATGAACGAAGGATGGGCCTGCGTGGCAGCGGACACGCGGGTCTTTACCTCCGATGGTTTGGTGACCATGGAAGAGTTGGTGACTGGTCGCCTCAAGGTCGTCTCCGACGGCGACCAACCCCAGGATGTCTACGATTATAATATCATCCCCAATCATGAGACGATTACGCTGCGCACGCGTCGCGGATTGCGGCTGACCGGGTCGAATAATCATCGCATTCTGAAGGCCGATGGCGAAACCTGGACGCGCCTCGATGAGATTCAGCAAGGCGATGAGATTCTGGTTTCCGGCGGGGCAGGGTTATGGCCTGAGAAGCAAGTTGAGCTGGAGTGGAGCGCGCCGGCGCGGTGTAGTCTGCAGGATGTTGCAGAATCTGCCGATGTTTCGCTGAGCACGGTGCTCCGATACCGAGGTAGCGCGAATATTCGTCGCTCCAGCGCGGTCGAGGCAGCGCTCGAACTCTACGACTCGCCCGAGAATCAAGCCCTTCCGCAATCCGTCAATAAGCGCCGAGCGGTTTGTATCCCCGCGACCGTTACCTGTGAGCTGGGCTGTTTTCTGGGTGGGCTGGTCGGGGCCGGCCATATCAGCCGGGTCAAGCGCAACCTCGGCTTTACCAGTGGCGACCATGGGCATGCCCTGCGATTCGCCGAGATGGGGCGCGAACTTTTCGGAATCCCTGCGGTCATCAAAAAGGACGAGGGGCGATGGCGTGTGCTCTTTCATGCCGAAAACCTCTCGGAATGGTTAACTGATGCGCTCGGATTGACCGATGGAGCGAGTGCCTCCGAAAAGAGGATTCCGGAGGTCATTCTTCGTTCCCCCAAAGCGGTCGTTAGCGCCTTTTTGCGCGGCCTTTTTGACGCGGACGGTTATGCCGGCAAACAGGGAGTGATTCTTAGCACTTCCAGTGAAGTCATGAGTGAGCAGGTTCAACTATTGCTGCTCAATTTCGGCATCCTGAGTCGACGCCGCGAGCAAGTGGATGGTTGCTGGCACATTCATATTACGGGGAAATCCGCCGGTGTATTCGCCGACGCGATTGGCTTTGATCTCAAGCGAAAGTCAGCAGCCCTGGCCTCATATATCTGTGAGCACAAATGGTTTAAGGCGGAGTCGTGGTGCGACGAAGTCGTCAGCGTCGAAGCCGGGCATGAGGATGTTTATGATATTTCGGTGCGCGAGACGCATCGCTATGCGGCAGGCGGTTTCGTCAATCACAACTCCTATTGGCACTCAAAAATCCTGACCGAGAGAGTCCTGAAGGACTCCGAGATCATCGACTTTGCCGATATTAACTCGAAGGTCATGTATTCGGCGCCCGGGCAATTTAACCCCTATAAATTGGGCGTGGCGCTGTATCGGGATATCGAGGACCGTTGGAATCGGGGGAAATTTGGCAAGGAATGGCGAGAGGTCGATGACCTTGAGCGCAAGGTGAATTGGGACCGCGAGTTGGGGATGGGGCGCGATAAGATCTTCGAGGTTCGAAAGATCTATAATGACGTGACCTTTATCGATGAGTTCCTGACCGAGGAGTTCGCGCGCGAAAATAAGATGTTCACCTTCGGTTATAATCGCAAATCGGGTAATTGGGAGATCGAGAGTCGCGAGTTCCGCGAGGTCAAAGAGAAGTTGTTGACGCAGTTGACAAATTTTGGTCAACCCTTCATTTACGTGAAGGACGGCAACTTTAAGAATCGCGGCGAGTTGCTGCTCCACCACAAGTTTGACGGCACGCCGCTTCGCTTCGATTACGCCCAGGGCGTGCTTGAGGCGTTGCATCGGGTGTGGAAGCGTCCGGTCAATATCGAGACAATTTCAGAGGATCGCGGCACGTTGCTGAGCTATGACGGCACGGAGCATCGCGATTCGCCTTTTGATTACGAGCCGATCTAG